In one window of Thermococcus sp. DNA:
- a CDS encoding elongation factor EF-2, with protein MGRREEMIAKIKELMTQPERIRNMGIAAHIDHGKTTLSDNLLAGAGMISEELAGKQLVLDFDEQEQARGITINAANVSMVHEYEGKEYLINLIDTPGHVDFGGDVTRAMRAIDGAIIVVDAVEGVMPQTETVLRQALREYVKPVLFINKVDRLIKELKLGPNEILQRFAKIITDVNRLIKRYAPEEFKNQWMVRVEDGSVAFGSAYYNWALSVPFMKKTGVTFKDIVELTNAGDLKTLRKKAPLHVVVLDMVVRHLPNPVEAQKYRIPHLWRGDINSEVGQAMLRCDPKGKMVMVVTKIIIDKHAGEVATGRVWSGTVKSGMEVYLINSKRKARIQQVGIYMGPERINMEAVPAGNIVAVTGLRDAMAGETVAQEPIEPFEALHYVSEPVVTVAIEAKNVKDLPRLIEALRQLAKEDPTLHVKIDEETGQHLLSGMGELHLEVKLVKLKEDWKIDVDVSPPIVVYRESISRPSPIVEGKSPNKHNRFYITVEPMPDEIYQAIREGIIPEGRPKNPKEVAKKLAELGMDYEMAKGIVDVYNGNMFFDNTKGIQYLNEVMDLLVDGFHMAMDEGPLAREPVMKVIVRLHDAKIHEDNVHRGPAQIYPAIRTAIHCAMMKAGPVLYEPYQKVIINVPYEYMGAVSREINQRRGQLIDMRQEGEVMIIIAEAPVAEMFGFAGAIRGATSGRALWSTEHAGFKRVPTELAQQIIRQIRQRKGLDPNPPTEKDVCPQQ; from the coding sequence ATGGGAAGAAGGGAAGAGATGATTGCGAAGATTAAGGAGCTCATGACCCAGCCTGAGAGAATCAGGAACATGGGTATCGCCGCTCACATTGACCACGGTAAGACGACCCTGAGCGACAACCTTCTGGCTGGAGCTGGAATGATAAGCGAGGAGCTCGCTGGAAAACAGCTCGTCCTTGACTTCGACGAGCAGGAGCAGGCAAGGGGAATCACCATCAACGCGGCCAACGTTTCGATGGTTCACGAGTACGAGGGCAAGGAATACCTCATCAACCTCATCGACACCCCGGGTCACGTCGACTTCGGCGGTGACGTTACAAGGGCCATGCGTGCGATAGACGGTGCGATTATAGTTGTCGACGCCGTCGAGGGCGTCATGCCCCAGACCGAGACCGTCCTCAGGCAGGCCCTTCGCGAGTACGTCAAGCCCGTTCTCTTCATCAACAAGGTTGACCGCCTTATAAAGGAGCTCAAGCTCGGGCCGAACGAGATACTCCAGAGGTTCGCCAAGATAATCACCGACGTCAACAGGCTCATAAAGCGCTACGCCCCTGAGGAGTTCAAGAACCAGTGGATGGTTAGGGTCGAGGACGGAAGCGTCGCTTTCGGCAGTGCATACTACAACTGGGCGCTCAGTGTGCCCTTCATGAAGAAGACCGGCGTCACCTTCAAGGACATTGTCGAGCTTACCAACGCCGGTGATTTAAAGACCCTCAGGAAGAAGGCACCGCTGCACGTCGTGGTTCTCGATATGGTTGTCAGACACCTCCCGAACCCGGTTGAGGCCCAGAAGTACAGGATTCCGCACCTCTGGAGGGGTGACATAAACAGCGAGGTCGGCCAAGCCATGCTTCGCTGTGATCCAAAGGGCAAGATGGTCATGGTCGTCACCAAGATAATCATCGACAAGCACGCCGGTGAGGTAGCAACTGGAAGAGTCTGGAGCGGAACCGTGAAGAGCGGAATGGAGGTCTACCTCATCAACAGCAAGAGAAAAGCCAGAATACAGCAAGTCGGTATCTACATGGGCCCGGAGAGGATAAACATGGAGGCTGTTCCCGCTGGTAACATCGTCGCGGTAACCGGTCTCCGCGATGCGATGGCCGGTGAGACCGTCGCCCAGGAGCCGATAGAGCCCTTTGAGGCCCTCCACTACGTGAGCGAGCCGGTTGTTACCGTGGCAATTGAGGCGAAGAACGTCAAGGATCTCCCGAGGCTCATCGAGGCCCTGAGACAGCTCGCCAAGGAAGACCCAACTCTGCACGTCAAGATCGACGAGGAGACAGGCCAGCACCTCCTCAGCGGTATGGGTGAGCTCCACCTTGAGGTCAAGCTCGTCAAGCTCAAGGAGGACTGGAAGATAGACGTCGACGTTAGCCCACCGATAGTCGTCTACCGCGAGAGCATCAGCAGACCGAGCCCAATCGTCGAGGGGAAGTCCCCGAACAAGCACAACAGGTTCTACATCACCGTCGAGCCAATGCCGGACGAGATATACCAGGCCATCCGCGAGGGAATAATCCCCGAGGGCAGGCCCAAGAACCCGAAGGAGGTCGCTAAAAAGCTCGCCGAACTCGGAATGGACTACGAGATGGCCAAGGGCATCGTTGACGTCTACAACGGCAACATGTTCTTCGACAACACCAAGGGTATCCAGTACCTCAACGAGGTCATGGACCTGCTCGTGGACGGCTTCCACATGGCGATGGACGAGGGACCGCTGGCTAGGGAGCCGGTCATGAAGGTCATCGTCAGGCTTCACGATGCGAAGATCCACGAGGACAACGTCCACCGCGGTCCGGCCCAGATTTACCCCGCGATAAGGACGGCGATCCACTGTGCCATGATGAAGGCCGGTCCGGTCCTCTACGAGCCCTACCAGAAGGTCATCATCAACGTGCCCTACGAGTACATGGGTGCAGTCAGCAGGGAGATCAACCAGAGGCGCGGTCAGCTCATCGATATGAGGCAGGAAGGAGAGGTCATGATAATCATCGCCGAGGCGCCGGTCGCGGAGATGTTCGGGTTCGCCGGAGCGATACGTGGTGCCACCAGCGGAAGGGCCCTCTGGAGCACCGAGCACGCCGGCTTCAAGCGCGTTCCAACCGAGCTCGCCCAGCAGATAATCAGACAGATACGCCAGAGGAAGGGCCTCGACCCGAACCCGCCGACCGAGAAGGACGTCTGCCCGCAGCAGTGA
- a CDS encoding HD domain-containing protein, translated as MKLIHDPVHGGIELDDFAVRLVDTPEFQRLRRITQLGLAYLVYPSARHTRFEHSLGTYHLARLVSTRNPEIDEGVIYAALLHDLGHYPFSHTLEALFPKHEENTRWLIKRGEIGDILGESFSIKELENLLKNPLVSGDIDADRMDYLVRDAYYTGVAYGIVDLERLVRNLRWDGNRLILLEKGIMAGQNLLLARSMMYPTVYQHHTARIAGTMVVKAVELEGISLGEIRSMDEVDLVARLRRGEKPEVMELIKAVDERRLYKRVLLSSEDPGGDVIEELKAELEGEFGHLALVDYPPKPKFEERNAFVLVGGEVKRLSDVSPLVRALVNVRESYWRWGVYAEPSIFRKAERFVSEILK; from the coding sequence ATGAAGCTCATCCACGACCCGGTTCACGGGGGAATAGAACTTGACGACTTCGCGGTGAGGCTGGTTGATACCCCCGAGTTCCAGCGTCTGCGGAGGATAACCCAGCTCGGCCTGGCCTATCTCGTCTATCCATCAGCCAGACATACACGCTTCGAGCACTCCCTCGGAACTTACCACTTGGCTAGGCTCGTCTCGACTAGAAACCCTGAAATCGATGAGGGTGTTATCTACGCGGCCCTGCTTCACGACCTCGGCCACTACCCATTTTCCCACACCCTTGAGGCCCTATTCCCTAAGCACGAGGAGAACACGCGCTGGCTCATAAAGCGCGGTGAAATCGGCGATATTCTAGGAGAGAGCTTTTCCATCAAGGAGCTTGAGAACCTCCTGAAAAACCCGCTCGTCAGCGGTGACATAGATGCCGACAGGATGGACTACCTCGTGCGCGATGCCTACTACACCGGCGTCGCCTACGGCATAGTTGACCTTGAAAGGCTTGTGAGAAACCTTCGCTGGGATGGGAACAGGCTTATACTCCTTGAGAAGGGTATCATGGCCGGTCAGAACCTTCTCCTTGCGAGGAGCATGATGTATCCCACCGTTTACCAGCACCACACCGCGAGAATCGCCGGAACGATGGTTGTGAAAGCGGTGGAGCTTGAGGGGATATCTCTTGGGGAGATACGCTCTATGGATGAGGTTGATCTCGTTGCGAGGCTGAGAAGGGGCGAGAAACCCGAAGTCATGGAGCTTATTAAAGCCGTTGATGAGAGGAGGCTCTACAAGCGGGTCCTTTTGAGCAGTGAAGACCCCGGAGGGGACGTTATCGAGGAGCTTAAGGCAGAGCTTGAGGGTGAGTTCGGGCACCTCGCCCTTGTTGACTATCCACCAAAGCCCAAGTTCGAGGAGAGGAACGCCTTCGTTCTTGTTGGAGGAGAGGTGAAGAGACTAAGCGACGTTTCTCCACTTGTCAGGGCGCTGGTCAATGTCCGGGAGAGTTACTGGCGCTGGGGAGTTTACGCGGAGCCTTCCATCTTCCGGAAAGCTGAGCGGTTTGTCTCCGAAATCCTTAAGTAG
- a CDS encoding DNA methyltransferase translates to MDNIRQQTLLEYVHSTKINDNVTWRPNDTNFVDNMSLPIHRWFRFPAGFSAEWVKKVIKWRLTQQGDNDITVLDPFAGTGTTILAAEELGIRAYGIEAHPFIGKIATIKLSWKDVNINNLNTLAMKVLNAAKSKKWELVEYPSLIRRMYPTNVLEDLNSLRLAWQFYNDDSPESKIIWLAITAILRQTSNKGTAPWQYVLPNKKKKTYLSPYLAFQKQISIMIQDIEYFQKNARPTGALIQDDIRYTHKIPSNSVDLIITSPPYANNYDYADAVRLELSFWGEVNTWRDLHEKARKYLIRSCTQHFSYENVKLEQLLNNLKHTPIYDDLKDVCYKLAEERLKHGGKKKYHLMVAAYFYDLYLALKNMRRMCKQDCTMAIVIGDSAPYGIYVPVEEWLGRLAIHVGFNKYYFEKIRDRNIKWKTRKHNVPLKEGILWVR, encoded by the coding sequence ATGGATAATATCAGGCAACAAACACTACTTGAGTATGTGCATAGTACAAAAATAAACGATAATGTAACATGGAGACCTAATGACACGAATTTTGTAGATAATATGTCCCTCCCCATTCATAGGTGGTTCCGTTTCCCAGCGGGTTTTTCTGCAGAGTGGGTTAAGAAGGTCATAAAATGGAGGTTAACGCAACAAGGAGATAATGATATTACCGTGTTGGATCCTTTTGCTGGAACAGGGACTACAATCCTTGCTGCAGAAGAACTGGGTATAAGGGCATATGGTATAGAGGCACATCCGTTTATTGGGAAAATTGCTACAATTAAGTTATCTTGGAAGGATGTAAATATTAATAATCTAAATACACTTGCAATGAAAGTGCTGAATGCTGCCAAGTCTAAAAAATGGGAATTAGTGGAGTATCCCTCTCTCATCAGAAGAATGTATCCAACTAATGTGTTGGAAGATTTAAACTCTTTGAGGTTGGCATGGCAGTTTTATAATGATGATTCCCCCGAATCTAAAATCATATGGCTTGCTATCACAGCTATACTTCGTCAAACTTCGAATAAGGGTACTGCCCCATGGCAGTATGTTCTGCCCAATAAAAAGAAGAAAACATACCTTTCCCCATATTTAGCATTTCAGAAACAGATTTCTATAATGATCCAAGACATTGAATACTTCCAAAAAAATGCACGGCCAACAGGAGCATTAATCCAAGATGATATCCGTTACACCCATAAAATTCCTTCCAACAGTGTGGATTTAATTATAACATCTCCTCCTTATGCAAACAATTATGATTATGCAGATGCAGTAAGATTAGAGTTAAGTTTCTGGGGGGAAGTTAATACTTGGAGAGATCTTCACGAAAAAGCGAGAAAGTACTTGATAAGATCTTGCACGCAGCACTTTTCATATGAAAATGTCAAATTGGAGCAGTTATTAAACAACCTAAAACACACGCCAATATATGATGATTTAAAAGACGTTTGTTATAAATTAGCAGAGGAGAGATTAAAACATGGGGGAAAAAAGAAATATCACCTAATGGTTGCAGCATATTTTTATGATTTGTATCTAGCTCTGAAAAACATGAGACGTATGTGCAAACAAGATTGCACTATGGCAATTGTTATTGGGGATTCTGCTCCATATGGAATTTACGTCCCTGTTGAGGAGTGGCTAGGTAGGTTAGCTATTCATGTTGGTTTTAATAAGTACTATTTTGAAAAAATACGGGACAGAAATATAAAATGGAAAACTAGAAAACATAACGTTCCATTAAAAGAGGGAATCCTTTGGGTGAGGTGA
- a CDS encoding GTP cyclohydrolase IV, which produces MIETQEERPAIREPLRKVGITNLRSVAKINWKGRVYTFLPVFEVTIDLPAEKKGIHMSRLVESITEAMSEAVEEEVREAHTSLEELGRCIIKRLEGKHPHKRAEVWIRTHLIIPRETPASGRVSYEPYDVEVGVIKNEDGSFEKVLRVKVIGNTVCPHAMANNDGKTHIQRAVGELEVRAPFDEEIPLEDMIDVVESSFSSPTYTLLKTPDENAVVQRMFENPKFVEDVAREIFSKAKERFRGRIHVRVISQESIHKHDVIAETWS; this is translated from the coding sequence ATGATAGAGACCCAGGAGGAGAGGCCTGCAATACGCGAACCCCTGAGAAAAGTCGGGATAACCAACCTCAGGAGTGTTGCAAAGATAAACTGGAAGGGAAGGGTGTACACATTCCTCCCGGTCTTCGAGGTCACCATAGACCTCCCGGCCGAAAAGAAGGGCATCCACATGAGCCGGCTCGTTGAGAGCATAACGGAAGCGATGAGCGAGGCGGTTGAAGAGGAAGTGAGGGAAGCGCACACTTCTCTTGAGGAGCTCGGCCGGTGCATAATAAAACGGCTTGAGGGGAAGCACCCGCACAAGAGGGCTGAGGTCTGGATAAGGACGCACCTCATAATCCCCCGCGAGACCCCGGCCAGCGGGAGGGTCTCCTACGAGCCCTACGATGTTGAAGTCGGGGTCATAAAGAACGAGGACGGCTCCTTTGAGAAGGTTCTCCGCGTTAAGGTTATAGGCAACACGGTCTGTCCGCACGCAATGGCCAACAACGACGGGAAGACCCACATCCAGCGCGCTGTGGGAGAGCTTGAGGTTAGGGCCCCCTTCGACGAGGAGATACCGCTTGAAGACATGATAGACGTCGTTGAGAGTTCCTTCAGCAGTCCGACCTATACGCTCCTCAAGACACCGGACGAGAACGCCGTCGTTCAAAGGATGTTTGAAAACCCCAAGTTCGTCGAGGACGTTGCAAGGGAGATATTCTCCAAGGCCAAGGAGCGCTTCAGGGGCAGAATCCACGTGCGCGTAATCAGCCAGGAGAGCATCCACAAGCATGATGTAATAGCGGAGACGTGGAGCTAA